A part of Thermococcus sp. SY098 genomic DNA contains:
- a CDS encoding GNAT family N-acetyltransferase, whose product MEIVKVRNPMELKDKLLEFVFRVYKGTNGAYPALEWVEKKPSPDDFKGFKKVYEPFLEFRLGKEFDELYILKEGEKIVGTVALVYNLKGKDVWWVPDDIKSEKAGLIEFFMVDPEYKGKGYGSKLLEFAVERLKELGKDVYIITFPHLEAYSYYLRRGFVKVMDYKDFVVLKLPAS is encoded by the coding sequence ATGGAAATTGTAAAGGTTCGAAATCCTATGGAGCTTAAGGACAAGCTTTTAGAATTCGTTTTTAGGGTGTATAAGGGAACAAATGGTGCTTATCCAGCACTTGAGTGGGTGGAAAAAAAGCCGAGTCCAGATGATTTTAAAGGTTTTAAGAAGGTTTATGAACCTTTTCTTGAATTCAGGCTTGGAAAAGAGTTCGATGAGCTTTACATTCTCAAGGAAGGGGAAAAGATAGTCGGCACAGTTGCACTTGTATACAACCTTAAAGGCAAAGATGTGTGGTGGGTGCCCGATGATATAAAAAGTGAAAAAGCAGGCTTGATAGAGTTCTTCATGGTTGATCCGGAGTATAAAGGTAAGGGATATGGGTCAAAGCTTTTGGAGTTCGCCGTTGAGAGGTTGAAAGAGCTTGGAAAAGATGTTTATATAATTACGTTCCCGCACTTGGAAGCGTATTCTTACTACCTCAGGAGGGGCTTTGTTAAGGTTATGGACTACAAGGACTTCGTGGTTCTAAAATTGCCCGCCTCCTGA
- a CDS encoding RAD55 family ATPase: protein MTRISTGVKGLDKMLNGGLIPGRAYLVKGGPGSGKTTLCIHFLMEGVKRGEKVLYITLEEPIDILKEDMREMGFDVDNPLFVGIDATPVKEKRSFFEGIHYEEFAKGFNELIRAIKERLEGEEFKRVVIDPITMIKLTMKDELEYRRAFLGFLKEIAKYNVTLLITSEIYEMGIEDYLVSGVIELKTFEVGGKTVRGIKVVKFRGSDFDETIRPYKITSNGIEVYSEETIM from the coding sequence ATGACTCGCATCTCTACTGGAGTGAAAGGTCTTGATAAAATGCTTAACGGTGGACTTATACCTGGAAGGGCTTATCTTGTTAAAGGCGGTCCCGGGAGTGGAAAAACAACCCTCTGTATTCACTTCCTCATGGAGGGGGTTAAGAGGGGAGAGAAAGTCCTTTATATAACTCTTGAAGAGCCGATTGACATTTTGAAAGAGGATATGAGAGAGATGGGCTTTGATGTTGACAATCCCCTCTTTGTGGGCATCGATGCCACCCCTGTGAAGGAGAAGAGGAGCTTCTTCGAGGGAATACACTATGAGGAATTTGCAAAAGGCTTTAATGAGCTTATAAGAGCCATAAAAGAGAGGCTTGAAGGGGAGGAATTCAAGAGGGTTGTGATTGATCCCATTACGATGATTAAGCTGACGATGAAGGATGAGCTTGAGTACAGAAGGGCTTTTCTTGGATTTTTAAAGGAGATTGCTAAATACAACGTAACCCTGCTGATAACCTCTGAGATTTATGAGATGGGAATTGAGGATTATCTTGTCAGCGGTGTTATAGAGCTGAAGACATTTGAAGTTGGAGGAAAAACTGTCAGGGGCATTAAAGTGGTTAAGTTCAGGGGAAGCGACTTTGATGAAACCATAAGACCCTACAAGATAACCAGCAACGGAATTGAGGTGTACAGCGAAGAGACAATCATGTGA
- a CDS encoding LysO family transporter, producing MNIFIPLIAGIVFGYIFRERIKINLDKPMSIALLLLIFFMGVEAGRVEINAAELFVTSVTFAVLTILGSLAFAMLMGGKLR from the coding sequence ATGAACATATTCATCCCTTTAATAGCCGGTATCGTGTTCGGGTACATCTTCAGGGAGAGAATTAAAATAAACCTTGACAAGCCTATGAGCATAGCCTTACTGCTGCTGATTTTCTTTATGGGAGTTGAAGCCGGGAGAGTCGAAATAAATGCTGCAGAGCTGTTTGTTACATCAGTAACATTTGCCGTGCTGACGATCTTGGGAAGCTTAGCGTTTGCAATGCTTATGGGGGGCAAGCTGAGATGA
- a CDS encoding lysine exporter LysO family protein encodes MSFLYLVLAALSAGILVGKYTGFQFGNSYEIMLYALIFIIGVDLGKSRGLKEIRELGKIALVLPLATVVGSLLGGLLASFLLDIHIKWALAISAGFGWYSLTGPLLAQYSPVYGVVGFLANLTREILTILFYPVAIRKIPKELAVSMGGATTMDSTLPVIVKFGGSEVTVIAFVHGFILTAIAPFLIPLILQL; translated from the coding sequence ATGAGCTTTCTGTACTTGGTTCTCGCTGCACTCTCTGCTGGCATTTTGGTTGGCAAGTACACAGGCTTTCAGTTCGGCAACTCCTATGAGATTATGCTGTACGCTTTGATCTTCATTATAGGGGTCGATCTTGGGAAGAGCAGAGGGCTTAAAGAGATCAGAGAGCTTGGAAAGATTGCATTGGTCCTGCCCCTTGCCACTGTAGTCGGCTCTCTGCTGGGAGGACTTTTAGCATCGTTTTTGCTTGATATCCACATAAAATGGGCATTGGCGATTTCAGCAGGCTTTGGGTGGTATTCGCTGACCGGTCCTCTGCTGGCACAATATTCTCCTGTTTATGGCGTAGTTGGCTTCCTGGCAAACCTTACGAGAGAGATTTTGACCATCCTTTTTTACCCAGTCGCCATTAGGAAGATTCCAAAGGAGCTCGCGGTTTCAATGGGGGGTGCAACGACTATGGACTCTACACTGCCAGTTATAGTTAAATTCGGGGGGAGCGAAGTTACGGTGATAGCTTTTGTTCACGGCTTCATCCTGACGGCGATAGCCCCATTTTTAATTCCTCTCATACTCCAGCTTTGA
- a CDS encoding winged helix-turn-helix transcriptional regulator: MSNEEVVLEVMKKAGKPLKSAEIAEMTGIPKKEVDKIIKKLKKEGKIVSPKRCYYAPAE; encoded by the coding sequence ATGAGCAATGAGGAAGTGGTTTTAGAGGTCATGAAAAAAGCTGGAAAGCCGCTCAAAAGCGCTGAAATTGCCGAGATGACTGGCATACCAAAGAAAGAAGTTGACAAAATCATTAAAAAGCTGAAGAAGGAAGGAAAAATAGTATCTCCAAAGCGCTGCTATTATGCTCCAGCTGAGTGA
- a CDS encoding ferritin family protein, translating into MESPLEVYMKKAEIEEKVKEVLREVSKMPLKDILSYIIKGEKDATDLYTFLHENVPSKYLKEKFRQFIEVEASHDKKVTEIFNTLYPHEELSDVPFESWTNVFRDREFKIKTLRDYLDILEVAMKSERLAEEVYLYVSKHIPNPEYKGIFIELAKDERDHYEFLRQEYETYEKAKAEQDFQELIKELMKDKKRA; encoded by the coding sequence ATGGAGAGTCCTTTGGAGGTTTACATGAAGAAGGCTGAGATTGAAGAGAAGGTTAAGGAGGTTCTGAGAGAAGTCTCAAAAATGCCGCTTAAGGACATTTTGAGTTACATTATCAAGGGAGAAAAAGATGCGACCGACTTGTATACTTTTCTTCATGAGAACGTCCCAAGCAAGTATCTTAAGGAGAAGTTCAGGCAGTTTATAGAGGTGGAGGCTTCTCACGATAAGAAAGTCACAGAAATTTTTAACACGCTGTATCCACATGAAGAGCTCTCTGATGTTCCCTTTGAAAGCTGGACCAATGTTTTTAGAGACAGGGAATTTAAGATCAAGACGCTTAGAGATTATCTCGACATTCTGGAAGTTGCGATGAAGTCTGAAAGACTTGCTGAAGAGGTTTATCTGTACGTGTCGAAGCACATCCCGAACCCAGAGTATAAGGGCATCTTTATTGAACTTGCAAAAGATGAACGCGATCATTACGAATTCTTAAGGCAAGAATATGAAACTTACGAAAAGGCGAAAGCAGAACAGGACTTCCAGGAGCTCATTAAAGAACTCATGAAAGATAAAAAGAGAGCGTAA